Proteins encoded together in one Telopea speciosissima isolate NSW1024214 ecotype Mountain lineage chromosome 6, Tspe_v1, whole genome shotgun sequence window:
- the LOC122664195 gene encoding putative glycerol-3-phosphate transporter 1, translated as MGSLGETIPEETCTKPPGIRFLEYIKNSAISFRAYQTIVLIVTFLAYASYHATRKTTSIVKSTLDPKASQVNLNFSPWPRNHFQRSTENKSVSTVLNSGWAPFDGSDGSAMLGELDVAFLAVYSLGMYFAGHLGDRLDLRIFLTVGMVGTGLFTSLFGLGYWFNIHNFYYFLIVQMIAGLFQATGWPSVVAVVGNWFGKKKRGLIMGIWNAHTSVGNITGSLIASALLKYGWGWSFVVPGLLISFVGVVVFLLLPVTPASVGADKDDDDEMQPPKKNAEGVTEPLLGSESEVVKDKPVGFIEAWKIPGVAPFALCLFFSKLVAYTFLYWLPFYITDTAIDGKYLSDETAGSLSTMFDVGGIVGGILAGYISDRLNARAITAASFTYCAIPVLYFYRSYGYVSLSMNISLMFITGMLVNGPYALITTAVSADLGTHSSLNGNSRALATVTAIIDGTGSVGAAIGPLFTGYIAAKSWNAVFTMLMTAALVAGLLLTRLVVAEVAAKIQFSGSQGSTQSRPEATV; from the exons ATGGGTTCATTAGGGGAAACAATACCTGAAGAAACTTGTACCAAACCTCCTGGAATTCGGTTCTTAGAGTACATAAAGAACTCTGCTATATCATTCAGAGCCTACCAGACCATTGTCCTAATTGTCACATTTTTAGCTTACGCTAGCTATCATGCCACTCGAAAGACCACAAGCATAGTCAAGAGTACCCTTGACCCTAAAGCATCCCAAGTGAACTTGAACTTCTCTCCATGGCCAAGGAACCACTTCCAAAGATCGACCGAGAACAAATCAGTCTCGACTGTCCTCAACAGTGGTTGGGCGCCTTTTGATGGATCAGATGGCTCTGCTATGCTAGGGGAACTGGATGTAGCTTTCCTTGCAGTTTATTCCTTGGGAATGTATTTTGCTGGACACTTGGGGGATCGGTTGGATTTGAGGATCTTCTTGACAGTGGGAATGGTTGGGACTGGTCTATTTACTTCTCTCTTTGGGTTAGGGTATTGGTTTAATATCCATAATTTCTACTACTTCTTGATAGTTCAGATGATTGCAGGTCTTTTCCAGGCAACTGGATGGCCTTCAGTGGTTGCAGTAGTTGGGAATTGGTTTGGGAAAAAGAAGCGTGGGCTGATTATGGGTATTTGGAATGCCCACACTTCTGTTGGAAACATTACAGGATCTTTGATTGCTTCAGCTTTACTGAAGTATGGTTGGGGTTGGTCCTTTGTCGTTCCTGGTCtccttatttcttttgttggggTGGTGGTGTTTCTGTTGTTGCCAGTTACTCCAGCTTCTGTGGGAGCTGacaaagatgatgatgatgaaatgcAACCACCTAAGAAAAATGCTGAGGGAGTAACAGAACCTTTATTAGGATCAGAGTCGGAGGTGGTTAAAGACAAACCTGTTGGGTTCATTGAAGCatggaaaattcctggggttgcCCCTTTTGCTCTttgcctcttcttctccaagctgGTGGCTTATACATTTCTCTATTGGCTTCCATTCTACATTACCGACACAG CAATCGACGGTAAGTATTTGTCCGATGAGACGGCAGGTAGCCTATCTACAATGTTTGATGTTGGAGGGATAGTTGGTGGAATTCTTGCCGGGTACATTTCAGATCGCCTGAATGCTAGAGCCATTACAGCAGCAAGCTTCACATACTGTGCAATCCCAGTACTTTACTTTTACCGGAGCTACGGATATGTCTCCTTGTCTATGAACATTTCCCTCATGTTCATCACTGGCATGCTTGTCAATGGCCCCTATGCTCTTATTACAACAGCAGTATCCGCCGACTTGGGTACACACAGCTCATTGAATGGAAACTCACGAGCATTGGCAACAGTTACAGCAATCATAGATGGAACAGGTTCTGTGGGAGCTGCCATTGGACCATTGTTTACAGGTTACATTGCTGCCAAGAGCTGGAATGCAGTATTTACAATGCTGATGACGGCCGCTCTGGTGGCAGGGCTTCTTCTAACAAGACTAGTGGTGGCCGAGGTGGCTGCAAAGATTCAGTTTTCAGGGTCACAAGGTAGCACCCAGTCGAGGCCTGAAGCTACAGTGTGA
- the LOC122666275 gene encoding uncharacterized protein LOC122666275 isoform X1, whose protein sequence is MTTRTNFYKNPSYTYNKDFKLSSVLQNLRAYNAATGNAPPVEEQIPQDEKKLSRKRGPDRTRKPNRNEEKKEEENEGTISHQAYIEQRRKEARSSQGYQELTADVFVGSSSSSFVPLVQYESDESASSVEHEEKQGTLSSDNINDRVKGRNEQRFPVPGEPVCVICGKYGEYICDETGDDICSIDCKTELLKPQNLDLPQEVNNNQCSLVCSSGPKGAFQMPEFEDAWDYEQHRWTKKRSSLCTYECWKCQKPGHLPEDCLVKTCSPHLLSSTQTCSQALDGGHNSTFIPKDLLALYRRCQQIGRKLSNVKCNVCRCTSSLAMCLDCSTVLCDSAGHLNGHIAAQPSHQRYYSYKLNRLVKCCKSTCNVIDIKDLLVCHYCFDKAFDKFYDMYTATWKVTGLSIIWGSICCEDHFTWHRMNCMSADVEDSAYIIRKQALRDKCVQLSDFIF, encoded by the exons ATGACTACGAGAACGAATTTCTATAAGAATCCTTCCTATACTTACAACAAAGATTTCAAACTCTCCTCCGTTCTTCAAAATCTCAGAG CATACAACGCCGCCACCGGGAACGCTCCTCCGGTCGAGGAACAGATCCCCCAGGATGAGAAAAAGTTGAGTCGTAAACGAGGTCCGGATCGAACACGAAAGCCGAATCGcaatgaggaaaaaaaagaagaagagaacgaaGGAACTATTTCTCACCAGGCTTATATAGAGCAAAGAAG GAAAGAAGCAAGGTCGTCCCAAGGTTACCAGGAATTGACTGCAGATGTTTTTGTG GGAAGTTCGAGTTCCAGTTTTGTACCTTTGGTGCAGTACGAAA GTGATGAAAGTGCTTCCTCGGTAGAACATGAAGAGAAACAGGGCACATTAAGTTCGG ATAATATAAATGATCGAGTTAAGGGGAGAAACGAGCAACGGTTTCCAGTTCCAGGTGAACCTGTTTGTGTTATATGTGGCAAATATGGAGAGTATATTTGTGATGAG ACTGGTGATGATATCTGTAGTATTGATTGCAAAACTGAACTACTGAAACCTCAAAATCTTGACCTCCCTCAG GAAGTCAATAACAACCAGTGCTCTCTTGTCTGCTCATCTGGACCAAAAGGTGCATTCCAGATGCCTGAGTTTGAGGATGCTTGGGATTACGAACAGCATCGATGGACCAAAAAGAGATCCAGTTTATGTACATACGAATG TTGGAAATGTCAGAAGCCTGGCCACCTTCCAGAAGATTGTTTGGTGAAAACATGTTCTCCTCATTTGCTTTCTTCAACTCAAACATGCAGTCAG GCATTGGATGGGGGCCACAATTCAACTTTCATACCCAAAGATCTTCTTGCTCTTTACCGAAG ATGCCAACAAATAGGTAGGAAATTGTCGAATGTAAAATGCAATGTCTGCCGTTGCACATCAAGTCTGGCAATGTGCCTTGATTGTAGTACAGTCCTTTGTGACAG TGCAGGTCATCTGAATGGGCATATTGCGGCACAGCCTTCTCATCAACGATATTACTCTTACAAGCTTAACCGTTTG GTAAAATGCTGTAAATCAACATGCAATGTAATTGACATCAAGGATCTTTTAGTTTGTCACTACTGCTTTGATAAAGCATTTGACAAATTCTATGACATGTATACTGCCACATG GAAGGTAACTGGACTTTCAATCATTTGGGGTTCCATTTGCTGCGAGGATCACTTCACTTG GCACAGGATGAATTGTATGAGTGCAGATGTAGAGGATAGTGCATATATTATTAGGAAGCAAGCACTGAGGGACAAGTGTGTTCAGCTCAGTGACTTTATTTTCTAA
- the LOC122666275 gene encoding uncharacterized protein LOC122666275 isoform X2, producing MTTRTNFYKNPSYTYNKDFKLSSVLQNLRAYNAATGNAPPVEEQIPQDEKKLSRKRGPDRTRKPNRNEEKKEEENEGTISHQAYIEQRRKEARSSQGYQELTADVFGSSSSSFVPLVQYESDESASSVEHEEKQGTLSSDNINDRVKGRNEQRFPVPGEPVCVICGKYGEYICDETGDDICSIDCKTELLKPQNLDLPQEVNNNQCSLVCSSGPKGAFQMPEFEDAWDYEQHRWTKKRSSLCTYECWKCQKPGHLPEDCLVKTCSPHLLSSTQTCSQALDGGHNSTFIPKDLLALYRRCQQIGRKLSNVKCNVCRCTSSLAMCLDCSTVLCDSAGHLNGHIAAQPSHQRYYSYKLNRLVKCCKSTCNVIDIKDLLVCHYCFDKAFDKFYDMYTATWKVTGLSIIWGSICCEDHFTWHRMNCMSADVEDSAYIIRKQALRDKCVQLSDFIF from the exons ATGACTACGAGAACGAATTTCTATAAGAATCCTTCCTATACTTACAACAAAGATTTCAAACTCTCCTCCGTTCTTCAAAATCTCAGAG CATACAACGCCGCCACCGGGAACGCTCCTCCGGTCGAGGAACAGATCCCCCAGGATGAGAAAAAGTTGAGTCGTAAACGAGGTCCGGATCGAACACGAAAGCCGAATCGcaatgaggaaaaaaaagaagaagagaacgaaGGAACTATTTCTCACCAGGCTTATATAGAGCAAAGAAG GAAAGAAGCAAGGTCGTCCCAAGGTTACCAGGAATTGACTGCAGATGTTTTT GGAAGTTCGAGTTCCAGTTTTGTACCTTTGGTGCAGTACGAAA GTGATGAAAGTGCTTCCTCGGTAGAACATGAAGAGAAACAGGGCACATTAAGTTCGG ATAATATAAATGATCGAGTTAAGGGGAGAAACGAGCAACGGTTTCCAGTTCCAGGTGAACCTGTTTGTGTTATATGTGGCAAATATGGAGAGTATATTTGTGATGAG ACTGGTGATGATATCTGTAGTATTGATTGCAAAACTGAACTACTGAAACCTCAAAATCTTGACCTCCCTCAG GAAGTCAATAACAACCAGTGCTCTCTTGTCTGCTCATCTGGACCAAAAGGTGCATTCCAGATGCCTGAGTTTGAGGATGCTTGGGATTACGAACAGCATCGATGGACCAAAAAGAGATCCAGTTTATGTACATACGAATG TTGGAAATGTCAGAAGCCTGGCCACCTTCCAGAAGATTGTTTGGTGAAAACATGTTCTCCTCATTTGCTTTCTTCAACTCAAACATGCAGTCAG GCATTGGATGGGGGCCACAATTCAACTTTCATACCCAAAGATCTTCTTGCTCTTTACCGAAG ATGCCAACAAATAGGTAGGAAATTGTCGAATGTAAAATGCAATGTCTGCCGTTGCACATCAAGTCTGGCAATGTGCCTTGATTGTAGTACAGTCCTTTGTGACAG TGCAGGTCATCTGAATGGGCATATTGCGGCACAGCCTTCTCATCAACGATATTACTCTTACAAGCTTAACCGTTTG GTAAAATGCTGTAAATCAACATGCAATGTAATTGACATCAAGGATCTTTTAGTTTGTCACTACTGCTTTGATAAAGCATTTGACAAATTCTATGACATGTATACTGCCACATG GAAGGTAACTGGACTTTCAATCATTTGGGGTTCCATTTGCTGCGAGGATCACTTCACTTG GCACAGGATGAATTGTATGAGTGCAGATGTAGAGGATAGTGCATATATTATTAGGAAGCAAGCACTGAGGGACAAGTGTGTTCAGCTCAGTGACTTTATTTTCTAA
- the LOC122663928 gene encoding probable small nuclear ribonucleoprotein F, with amino-acid sequence MATVPVNPKPFLNNLTGKPVIVKLKWGMEYKGYLVSVDSYMNLQLANTEEYIDGQFTGNLGEILIRCNNVLYLRGVPEDEEIEDADQD; translated from the exons ACTGTACCAGTTAACCCAAAACCTTTCTTGAACAATCTGACTGGAAAACCTGTCATTGTGAAGCTTAAATGGGGAATGGAATATAAAG GTTATCTTGTCTCAGTGGATTCATATATGAACTTACAG CTGGCAAACACTGAAGAATATATTGATGGGCAGTTCACAGGAAATTTGGGAGAGATTCTGATCAG GTGCAATAATGTTCTCTATCTTCGTGGTGTACCAGAGGATGAAGAGATTGAAGATGCTGACCAAGATTAA